The Aspergillus chevalieri M1 DNA, chromosome 5, nearly complete sequence genome includes a region encoding these proteins:
- the pin1 gene encoding peptidylprolyl isomerase ESS1 (BUSCO:EOG09264PI4;~COG:O;~EggNog:ENOG410PP19;~InterPro:IPR000297,IPR036020,IPR001202;~PFAM:PF00397,PF13616,PF00639;~go_function: GO:0003755 - peptidyl-prolyl cis-trans isomerase activity [Evidence IEA];~go_function: GO:0005515 - protein binding [Evidence IEA]) produces the protein MVETGLPAGWEVRHSNSKNLPYYFNPTTKESRWEPPSDTDTEKLKMYMALHHSAPGGRVEGSGQGDGKIRCSHLLVKHAESRRPSSWREAEITRSKEEALERLDGFHQRIQAGEDLGDLAVSESDCSSARKKGDLGFFGRGEMQKEFEDAAFALQPGQVSGIVDTASGVHLIQRHS, from the exons ATG GTCGAAACTGGTCTTCCAGCAGGATGGGAGGTTCGTCACTCGAACTCCAAGAACCTTCCGTACTACTTCAACCCCACAACTAAGGAATCCCGCTGGGAACCACCCTCGGATACCGATACCGAAAAGCTCAAGATGTACATGGCTCTCCACCACAGCGCCCCAGGAGGTCGTGTTGAGGGCTCCGGCCAAGGCGATGGCAAGATTCGTTGCAGCCATCTTCTCGTGAAGCACGCAGAAAGCAGACGCCCGAGCAGCTGGAGGGAAGCAGAGATTACCCGGTCGAAGGAGGAGGCCCTCGAGAGACTTGACGGATTCCACCAGCGCATCCAGGCCGGTGAGGATTTGGGAGATTTGGCGGTGTCTGAGTCGGATTGCAGCAGTGCTAGGAAGAAGGGAGACTT GGGTTTCTTCGGGCGCGGCGAGATGCAGAAGGAATTCGAGGATGCTGCCTTTGCTCTACAACCTGGACAAGTCAGTGGCATTGTCGACACAGCCTCCGGTGTTCATCTGATTCAACG CCACTCGTGA
- a CDS encoding pyridoxal 5'-phosphate synthase glutaminase subunit PdxT (COG:H;~EggNog:ENOG410PITY;~InterPro:IPR002161,IPR021196,IPR029062;~MEROPS:MER0066916;~PFAM:PF01174;~go_function: GO:0004359 - glutaminase activity [Evidence IEA];~go_process: GO:0042819 - vitamin B6 biosynthetic process [Evidence IEA];~go_process: GO:0042823 - pyridoxal phosphate biosynthetic process [Evidence IEA]): protein MTGITVGVLALQGAFVEHVHLLKKAAAGSSSGSQWEFIEVRTPQELERCDALILPGGESTTMSLVAERSNLLEPLREFVKVHRKPAWGTCAGLILLSESANRTKKGGQELIGGLEVRVNRNHFGRQTESFQAPLDLPFLESEQTSFPAVFIRAPVVEKIMYNQEGAQTGKETVVAPSKQPAAKTIAREVEVLASLPGRAARLANEGKEVNADKDTGDIVAVRQGNVFGTSFHPELTDDARIHAWWLRQVEESVKNKA, encoded by the exons ATGACCGGAATTACCGTCGGAGTTCTTGCCTTGCAAGGCGCATTTGTCGAACATGTTCACTTGCTGAAaaaggctgctgctgggtCTTCCTCGGGCTCGCAATGGGAATTCATCGAGGTGCGGACCCCACAGGAACTGGAGAGATGCGATGCGCTCATTTTGCCCGGAGGCGAGAGCACGACGATGTCGCTTGTCGCGGAGCGGTCTAACTTATTGGAGCCGCTGAGGGAATTTGTCAA GGTCCATCGCAAGCCTGCATGGGGCACCTGTGCCGGCCTGATTTTACTCTCCGAGTCCGCGAACCGGACTAAGAAGGGAGGCCAAGAACTCATCGGCGGTCTGGAGGTCCGGGTGAACCGTAACCATTTCGGTCGCCAAACCGAGAGCTTCCAAGCGCCATTGGATCTGCCATTTTTGGAGTCGGAGCAAACTTCATTCCCCGCTGTTTTCATCCGCGCACCGGTCGTCGAGAAGATCATGTACAACCAGGAGGGTGCCCAGACCGGGAAAGAGACTGTTGTGGCGCCGTCGAAACAGCCGGCGGCTAAGACAATAGCACGCGAGGTGGAAGTATTGGCGAGTCTTCCTGGCAGAGCTGCTAGATTGGCCAACGAAGGTAAAGAAGTCAATGCGGACAAAGATACTGGGGACATTGTTGCAGTCCGGCAGGGTAACGTTTTTGGAACGAGCTTCCACCCCGAATTGACCGACGATGCTAGGATACATGCGTGGTGGTTGCGCCAAGTAGAGGAGTCCGTGAAGAACAAAGCATAG
- the CBC2 gene encoding nuclear cap-binding protein subunit CBC2 (BUSCO:EOG09264G04;~COG:A;~EggNog:ENOG410PN15;~InterPro:IPR000504,IPR027157,IPR035979,IPR034148, IPR012677;~PFAM:PF00076;~go_component: GO:0005846 - nuclear cap binding complex [Evidence IEA];~go_function: GO:0000339 - RNA cap binding [Evidence IEA];~go_function: GO:0003676 - nucleic acid binding [Evidence IEA];~go_process: GO:0045292 - mRNA cis splicing, via spliceosome [Evidence IEA]), whose translation MSILTRNTVDRLDRPSAYYISKNKRRKFQDESEPQEEAPDPLANATTLYVGNLSFYTTEEQIHELFSKCGEVKRLVMGLDRYNKTPCGFCFVEYYTHQDALDCLKYVGGTKLDERIIRTDLDPGFEEGRQYGRGKSGGQVRDEYREEYDPGRGGYGRAYADDQRRREEEEYGKGK comes from the exons ATGAGCATACTAACGCGCAACACAGTGGACCGGCTTGACCGACCTAGTGCCTACTATATCTCAAAG AACAAGAGGCGAAAGTTTCAAGATGAATCCGAACCGCAAGAAGAGGCACCCGATCCCTTAGCGAATGCGACCACTCTTTACGTGGGAAACCT TTCCTTTTACACCACCGAGGAGCAGATCCACGAGCTTTTCTCGAA GTGCGGTGAGGTTAAACGTCTTGTTATGGGACTTGATCGGTACAACAAAACACCATGTGGCTTCTGCTTCGTCGAATACTACACGCACCAAGACGCCCTTGATTGCTTGAAATACGTCGGTGGCACGAAACTCGATGAGCGAATTATCCGGACGGATTTGGACCCTGGCTTCGAGGAAGGACGACAGTATGG TCGGGGCAAGTCTGGTGGCCAGGTTAGGGACGAATATCGCGAAGAATACGATCCTGGTCGTGGTGGTTATGGTCGAGCCTACGCTGACGACCAGCGCAGacgggaggaggaagagtatGGAAAGGGTAAGTAA
- the RPB9 gene encoding DNA-directed RNA polymerase II core subunit RPB9 (BUSCO:EOG092654O3;~COG:K;~EggNog:ENOG410PQ51;~InterPro:IPR001529,IPR012164,IPR001222,IPR034012;~PFAM:PF01096,PF02150;~go_function: GO:0003676 - nucleic acid binding [Evidence IEA];~go_function: GO:0008270 - zinc ion binding [Evidence IEA];~go_process: GO:0006351 - transcription, DNA-templated [Evidence IEA];~go_process: GO:0006379 - mRNA cleavage [Evidence IEA]): MSTSPSPSASGDTKSDQIHFRFCRECSNLLYPKEDRVNNRLMFTCRTCHVGEPATSYCVYQHKLNSQVGDTAGVTQDVGSDPTLPRSNKLCPSCGETEAVFFQSQQRSAETGMKLYYVCCACGNVFM; this comes from the exons ATGTCTACCAGTCCGTCTCCTTCCGCCAGCGGCGACACCAAGAGCGATCAGATTCACTTCCGTTTCTGTCGCGAATG CTCGAACTTGCTTTACCCGAAAGAAGACCGTGTCAACAACCGCCTGATGTTTACGTGCCGAACATGCCACGTCGGAGAACCGGCTACCTCGTACTGCGTCTATCAACACAAGCTGAACAGTCAAGTGGGAGACACTGCGGGTGTGACTCAGGATGTGGGATCTGATCCTACG CTTCCACGATCCAACAAGCTCTGCCCGAGCTGCGGTGAGACCGAAGCGGTATTTTTCCAGTCTCAGCAGCGATCTGCTGAAACGGGGATG AAACTCTACTACGTCTGCTGCGCTTGTGGTAACGTCTTCATGTGA
- the SLC1 gene encoding 1-acylglycerol-3-phosphate O-acyltransferase SLC1 (COG:I;~EggNog:ENOG410PMHM;~InterPro:IPR004552,IPR002123;~PFAM:PF01553;~TransMembrane:2 (o6-26i38-58o);~go_component: GO:0016020 - membrane [Evidence IEA];~go_function: GO:0003841 - 1-acylglycerol-3-phosphate O-acyltransferase activity [Evidence IEA];~go_function: GO:0016746 - transferase activity, transferring acyl groups [Evidence IEA];~go_process: GO:0008654 - phospholipid biosynthetic process [Evidence IEA]), whose protein sequence is MSVFSYIASGISSFVVLTASLFALGTKVPRAAFVARCLAAYGSLLLCACYGVVASIILRLVGYGRVSQWATARSFKWVMRFTTGVRFDIIEGAEHLSTRPAVFIGNHQSELDVLMLGTIFPPYCSVTAKKSLAKIPFLGWFMALSRTVFIDRANRETAVKAFDSAAEEMRDHRQSVFIFPEGTRSYSDKPELLPFKKGAFHLAVKAGVPIVPVVAENYSHVLSPKNLRFNAGDIKIKVLPPISTAGLTTADVDQLTKSTQESMLKTLLSMSQKEGERAETSRVNGKSTAVEI, encoded by the exons ATGTCCGTCTTTTCCTATATCGCTTCGGGGATCAGCTCGTTCGTCGTCCTGACGGCGTCCCTCTTCGCTCTGGGCACGAAAGTCCCCCGGGCCGCATTTGTCGCCCGGTGTCTGGCAGCTTACGGCTCACTTCTGCTGTGCGCATGCTATGGTGTAGTCGCATCAATTATCCTGCGACTGGTAGGCTACGGCCGCGTCTCCCAATGGGCCACAGCACGCAGCTTCAAATGGGTGATGCGGTTTACGACCGGCGTACGATTCGACATCATCGAGGGCGCCGAGCACCTCTCCACCCGACCAGCCGTGTTCATCGGAAACCACCAGTCCGAACTCGATGTGCTCATGCTGGGCACTATCTTCCCGCCATACTGCAGTGTCACGGCTAAGAAGTCGCTAGCTAAGATTCCGTTCCTGGGGTGGTTTATGGCGTTGTCGCGGACTGTGTTTATTGACCGGGCAAATCGGGAAACGGCTGTCAAGGCGTTTGATAGTGCGGCGGAGGAGATGCGGGATCACCGGCAGAGTGTGTTTATCTTTCCTGAGGGGACGAGGAGTTATTCAGACAAGCCGGAGTTGTTGCCGTTTAAGAAGGGCGCGTTCCATCTTGCGGTGAAGGCTGGTGTGCCGATTGTACCTGTTGTGGCGGAGAACTACTCGCATGTTTTGTCGCCTAAGAACCTGCGGTTCAATGCTGGTGATATCAAAATTAAGG TCCTCCCTCCAATCAGCACTGCTGGCTTGACTACCGCAGATGTTGACCAATTGACCAAGTCGACCCAGGAGTCAATGCTCAAGACCCTCCTCAGTATGTCCCAAAAGGAGGGGGAGAGAGCTGAGACCTCCCGTGTTAACGGCAAATCCACCGCTGTTGAAATATAA
- a CDS encoding uncharacterized protein (COG:S;~EggNog:ENOG410Q00S), with translation MPQTELYLFDKDCLVLPPTLKQSLPSDIVQAFNNARWAASHALQYIKVVERNYNKRFNAMCPLNNPELALNHIGSVSRLLGRRNRNNTNFANFDPTLAPAAKLDPSTIKLTVDQRTYDEYAQKYVELLEGFLENPYRLWLEAKADVESRVANANFDEMQYSYWHRFWDLTFLVEMQKWEGRLQGLILPSWEEVMDDLRIIVLECPKL, from the exons ATGCCACAGACTGAGCTATACCTCTTCGACAAGGACTGTCTAGTCCTCCCACCTACCCTAAAACAATCACTCCCTTCAGATATCGTCCAGGCTTTCAACAACGCCCGTTGGGCCGCCTCCCACGCCCTGCAGTACATCAAAGTCGTCGAGCGAAACTACAACAAGCGGTTCAACGCCATGTGCCCCCTCAACAACCCCGAACTAGCTCTGAACCACATTGGCTCCGTCTCGCGTCTATTGGGCCGTCGCAACCGCAACAATACCAACTTCGCCAACTTCGACCCGACCCTAGCCCCCGCCGCCAAACTCGACCCTTCTACCATAAAACTCACTGTCGACCAACGCACCTACGACGAGTATGCGCAGAAGTACGTCGAGCTCCTCGAAGGGTTCCTCGAAAATCCATACAGACTCTGGCTGGAAGCAAAGGCAGACGTTGAATCGCGCGTCGCCAATGCCAACTTCGACGAAATGCAATACAGTTACTGGCATCGTTTCTGGGACTTGACTTTTCTCGTCGAGATGCAGAAATGGGAGGGCCGTTTGCAGGGACTTATTTTGCCGTCGTGGGAGGAAGTGATGGATGATTTGCGGATAATTGTTCTGGAATGC CCTAAACTGTAA
- a CDS encoding 4'-phosphopantetheinyl transferase family protein (COG:S;~EggNog:ENOG410PW76;~InterPro:IPR037143,IPR008278;~PFAM:PF01648;~go_function: GO:0000287 - magnesium ion binding [Evidence IEA];~go_function: GO:0008897 - holo-[acyl-carrier-protein] synthase activity [Evidence IEA]) — protein MALKQHNDRPSLVRWYIDTRPLTTSTSSLPLLETLQPPDQETVKKYYQLPDRHMSLASYLLKYLFIHRTCRIPWNGIQISRTPAPHRRPCFVPPITDHPEDKVIPNVEFNVSHQASLVALAGTIYSPSDSSPEAVFTQPVPSSAPLPSVPQVGIDITCADEKRGSRASNPPTTHKALAEFVEIFAEVFSPRELAAMKNARGPTLPPGPQRNAAEVQYGLWMFYTYWALKEAYIKMTGEALLAPWLRELEFTDVIVPEASDVTGQWSRPYTGVRTWLHGKLVEDVRVEIVAFGREYLIATAVRGAGIGAGSRVLDGVEGVDPWESLEKIEIDKDITACAIGSCHCLEQ, from the coding sequence ATGGCACTCAAACAGCACAATGACAGACCATCCCTCGTCCGGTGGTACATCGACACTCGACCACTGACAACAAGCACTTcttccctccctctcctcgaAACTCTCCAACCACCGGACCAAGAAACAGTTAAGAAATACTACCAACTACCGGACAGACACATGTCCCTGGCCTCCTATCTACTCAAATACCTCTTCATCCACCGAACCTGCCGCATCCCATGGAATGGAATTCAGATAAGTCGAACGCCAGCACCACATCGTCGGCCCTGCTTTGTCCCTCCTATAACAGACCATCCTGAAGATAAAGTCATTCCCAATGTCGAATTTAACGTCAGTCACCAGGCGTCCCTAGTCGCGCTTGCGGGGACTATTTATTCCCCTTCTGATTCTTCGCCTGAGGCGGTGTTCACACAGCCGGTTCCTTCTTCGGCTCCTCTACCGTCCGTACCGCAAGTTGGAATCGATATAACCTGCGCAGATGAAAAACGCGGAAGCAGGGCATCCAATCCTCCCACAACCCATAAAGCACTGGCTGAGTTTGTCGAAATTTTTGCTGAAGTCTTTTCCCCGCGCGAGCTAGCGGCGATGAAGAATGCGCGCGGGCCGACGTTACCACCTGGACCGCAAAGGAATGCGGCGGAGGTTCAGTATGGACTGTGGATGTTCTACACATACTGGGCCTTGAAAGAAGCGTATATAAAAATGACAGGAGAGGCACTCCTGGCCCCCTGGCTGAGGGAGTTAGAATTTACAGACGTTATTGTTCCAGAGGCGTCTGATGTGACAGGGCAATGGAGTCGTCCATACACGGGAGTTAGAACATGGTTGCATGGGAAGCTGGTGGAGGATGTGCGGGTTGAGATTGTGGCGTTTGGGAGGGAGTATCTCATTGCGACAGCTGTGAGAGGCGCGGGGATTGGAGCTGGGAGTCGTGTTCTGGACGGTGTGGAGGGTGTTGATCCATGGGAGTCATTGGAGAAGATCGAGATTGACAAGGATATTACTGCATGTGCAATTGGTTCATGTCATTGTTTAGAGCAATAG
- a CDS encoding uncharacterized protein (COG:S;~EggNog:ENOG410PISX;~InterPro:IPR037700,IPR036322;~go_function: GO:0005515 - protein binding [Evidence IEA];~go_function: GO:0017056 - structural constituent of nuclear pore [Evidence IEA];~go_process: GO:0000055 - ribosomal large subunit export from nucleus [Evidence IEA];~go_process: GO:0000056 - ribosomal small subunit export from nucleus [Evidence IEA];~go_process: GO:0006913 - nucleocytoplasmic transport [Evidence IEA]) yields MPNVVSYTPPWLSRPSPGASLFSSTSAKSTDYTSLSTQGKVDYNGPTRTLAKRGNEVFTVVDNQIRWSSLTKLKDEWQQQHSKAKKGFAGGSQDGTSSVYYRVLTVPVYAQIRQLVPSPNGAFLAIVTDHTVHISVLPDSSHLSGTDDSPIRVKTYQLGPTTHVIPESPVVSALWHPLGLHSNLGSCIVTITADAAVRVWELDRNNHWSFDRPTLAIDLRKLVDGTSSDQDFTPSGFGKSKGFSADDVDMEVASACFGGIGSEREDAWAPMTLWVAMKPGDLYALCPLLPSRWRAPSTTIPSLSSSIVPKLAALEDDPVEFEDQLTACRQQYDWLREIDNQEPLPIMSDPENIAESEIFARPANPSPIPRLQGPFRIDTGDELDDLDLCDLLVIASKVDTEDLMKGEDEELAVEDSSEDKLLATVICLSTASGRVHICLELDGVKGQWLPKAKKNAFSTPLSEPSDLLLVESLDTVREGSQLPNWPTFTKDAQSRYSFFVTTPSDVQFISLTSWAQRLEAELQSEDTAGSGFRLQILCEGSISTRNRILQIDGDEAVVKGQPEHLASALIYYDYDLGYLLLTNHASHPYAAVLDSPEITFPSVADLRPFDAGVQAPSSPILPPRRPPYQVPAVLYSDAPLDLFIDKHVPHRQRHSLKEQVRLSPATLDLVAAAHRILSAHTNALERAASDLFRRCERLQGEMQDQLKQLCDVSERIKGVSSEIGEDGQRKEGTKSGEALDKRLQAAKDRQDQLVERYEALRSKVLRSGGRPLSEKERSWVSEVQALSGLVEESKPEDEGKERNLNERLEDVMDLATDLVAESKRIAAKAPSPPEPGSPASPSAAQPRVPQRLQRAKIADAMKMVERESAVIESITARLERLNTSV; encoded by the exons ATGCCGAACGTCGTCAGTTATACGCCTCCCTGGCTATCTCGTCCTTCCCCAGGTGCCAGTCTCTTTTCCAGTACATCTGCGAAGAGCACTGATTATACTTCCTTGAGTACTCAGGGCAAAGTCGACTATAACGGCCCTACGAGGACACTTGCGAAGAGAGGAAATGAAGTGTTTACGGTGGTGGACAACCAGATCCGCTGGTCGAGCCTCACCAAGTTGAAGGATGAATGGCAACAGCAGCATtcgaaggcgaagaagggATTTGCtggaggatctcaggatggCACTTCCAGTGTGTATTACAGG GTCTTGACTGTGCCCGTCTATGCGCAAATTCGACAGTTGGTTCCCTCTCCAAACGGTGCCTTCCTAGCGATTGTGACCGATCATACCGTTCATATCTCCGTCCTCCCCGATTCGTCGCATTTGTCCGGCACCGATGACTCCCCTATTCGCGTGAAAACTTACCAGCTCGGTCCTACGACACACGTTATCCCAGAATCACCGGTGGTCTCTGCACTATGGCATCCGCTGGGATTGCATAGCAATCTTGGAAGCTGCATCGTGACTATCACCGCGGATGCGGCGGTTCGGGTCTGGGAACTGGATCGGAACAATCACTGGTCGTTCGACCGCCCTACGTTGGCCATCGATTTGCGAAAACTGGTGGATGGGACATCGTCTGACCAAGATTTCACACCCTCTGGGTTTGGGAAGAGTAAAGGATTCTCTGCGGATGATGTTGATATGGAGGTCGCATCCGCTTGCTTTGGTGGTATTGGAAGCGaaagggaagatgcctggGCACCGATGACTTTGTGGGTTGCAATGAAACCCGGCGATCTATATGCTCTTTGTCCTTTGCTTCCTTCGAGATGGCGGGCACCGTCGACCACAATTCCGTCGCTTTCATCTTCAATCGTTCCGAAATTGGCTGCCTTGGAGGATGACCCGGTGGAATTCGAGGATCAGTTGACGGCCTGCCGGCAGCAGTACGACTGGTTGAGAGAAATTGATAACCAAGAGCCATTGCCCATCATGTCAGACCCGGAAAATATCGCTGAATCTGAGATTTTCGCACGCCCTGCCAATCCCAGCCCCATTCCGAGGTTGCAAGGACCGTTCCGTATCGACACTGGTGATGAGCTAGATGATTTGGACCTTTGTGACCTTCTCGTCATTGCCTCCAAAGTTGATACGGAGGATCTCATGAAgggagaggatgaggagCTGGCAGTGGAGGACAGTTCTGAAGACAAACTATTGGCCACTGTCATCTGTCTATCGACTGCAAGTGGCAGAGTTCACATCTGTCTGGAACTGGACGGTGTGAAAGGACAGTGGCTTCCAAAGGCCAAGAAGAACGCCTTCAGTACTCCTCTTTCCGAGCCCTCTGACCTACTTCTAGTAGAATCTCTGGACACTGTCCGGGAGGGATCTCAGTTGCCGAATTGGCCTACTTTTACCAAAGATGCCCAGTCCAGATACAGTTTCTTTGTGACAACCCCAAGCGATGTCCAGTTTATTTCTCTCACATCCTGGGCCCAACGGCTCGAAGCAGAGCTACAGTCTGAGGACACTGCTGGCTCCGGTTTCCGCCTTCAAATCCTTTGTGAAGGATCCATTTCAACTAGGAATCGCATCCTTCAGATTGATGGGGATGAGGCTGTTGTCAAGGGCCAGCCGGAACATCTTGCGTCTGCCCTGATCTACTACGACTACGACCTTGGATATCTCTTGCTCACAAACCATGCGTCTCACCCGTATGCTGCTGTGCTGGATTCTCCTGAGATCACCTTCCCGTCAGTGGCAGATCTCCGCCCCTTCGACGCGGGCGTCCAAGCTCCTAGCTCCCCCATCTTGCCTCCTCGACGACCCCCATACCAGGTCCCTGCCGTCCTGTACTCCGATGCGCCTCTGGACTTGTTCATTGATAAGCACGTCCCGCATCGTCAGCGGCACTCTCTTAAGGAACAAGTGCGCCTATCACCGGCCACGCTCGATCTGGTTGCTGCCGCTCACCGGATTTTGTCCGCTCACACGAATGCCCTCGAACGAGCGGCCTCTGATCTGTTCCGTCGCTGTGAGCGGTTGCAAGGGGAGATGCAAGATCAACTGAAGCAACTCTGTGATGTATCTGAACGAATCAAGGGCGTGTCTAGTGAGATTGGTGAAGACGGTCAACGCAAAGAAGGCACCAAGAGTGGCGAAGCTCTTGACAAGAGGCTTCAGGCTGCCAAGGATAGACAAGACCAGCTCGTTGAAAGATACGAGGCTTTGCGGAGCAAAGTCTTGAGATCTGGCGGTCGGCCGCTGAGTGAGAAGGAGAGGTCCTGGGTGTCCGAGGTTCAAGCCTTGTCGGGCTTGGTTGAGGAATCCAAGCCGGAAGATGAAGGCAAGGAACGCAACCTGAATGAACGACTTGAAGAC GTGATGGATCTTGCAACCGACCTGGTTGCTGAGAGCAAGCGAATCGCAGCCAAGGCACCCTCCCCGCCTGAGCCTGGAAGTCCAGCGTCCCCGTCCGCCGCTCAGCCAAGAGTACCGCAGAGATTACAGCGTGCGAAGATCGCTGATGCAATGAAGATGGTTGAACGAGA ATCTGCGGTTATCGAGTCGATTACTGCGCGTTTGGAACGATTGAATACGAGTGTCTAG